A genomic region of Zea mays cultivar B73 chromosome 6, Zm-B73-REFERENCE-NAM-5.0, whole genome shotgun sequence contains the following coding sequences:
- the LOC103629115 gene encoding LOW QUALITY PROTEIN: uncharacterized protein (The sequence of the model RefSeq protein was modified relative to this genomic sequence to represent the inferred CDS: deleted 1 base in 1 codon), which translates to MPPGKRSTQPSRNSEEDPLTEYEKMRAVNMMKNNQLFQRLGLGQLKTMITATTTNNNQGGPQESGSLYDGENVEDSGEEDVGMEFQARKGVPTHISNDGEHMSTKVTRGNKRIMAPVQERPVRVTRQRVAEVNQMSTHSLNVSTQPSSSAATNHDLTHNLIVPTHPSSNTATNHEPIQDMDTIAQPTFQIQEGDNHTGNQEIIPRRKSMGRQLESLSRGLGINIPIQITEGNKRPEPPIQAAKFASEGGITLRQHIPIFNHWKEYKKRENEPIIRNYIGKVTANFTVDSESKTVEDACLDMLKSGQRQMRYRLKQKYFNGIPANQVRTTSPIPSMSDNDWRKLVEKWSTPNHKESCVKNKLNREKVQYQQCTGSQSYIAKAFILKQEKYKDAEPSAIDLFKEMHCSKKKGFSENVQKAIVDMEEMVAAPVQDGQQPKSPTEVVSNVLPGSSVFLRNVGLKSASQKSSTTTVSAKVQQLQDELETEKQEKDGLREEVETLKAQAQASQETVDSMKRSMEEITTSFVNY; encoded by the exons ATGCCTCCCGGGAAGAGATCCACACAGCCCTCACGGAATTCCGAAG AAGACCCTCTTACTGAATACGAGAAAATGAGGGCTGTGAATATGATGAAGAACAATCAATTGTTTCAACGGCTAGGCCTTGGACAATTAAAAACAATGATCACCGCAACAACTACAAACAACAATCAAGGCGGTCCTCAGGAATCAGGTTCTTTATATGATGGTGAGAACGTTGAGGATTCTGGTGAAGAGGATGTTGGCATG GAATTCCAAGCTCGTAAGGGTGTCCCTACCCACATCTCCAATGATGGTGAACATATGTCAACAAAAGTAACAAGAGGAAATAAAAGAATTATGGCACCTGTGCAGGAACGGCCAGTTAGAGTCACTAGACAAAGAGTTGCTGAAGTAAACCAAATGTCTACCCATAGCCTAAATGTTTCTACACAACCCAGTTCAAGTGCCGCCACAAACCATGATTTGACCCACAACCTTATTGTTCCTACACATCCTAGTTCCAATACTGCCACAAACCATGAGCCCATCCAAGACATGGATACTATTGCACAACCTACTTTCCAGATACAGGAGGGTGATAACCAcactgggaatcaag AAATCATACCAAGGAGAAAAAGTATGGGCAGGCAACTTGAATCGTTAAGCAGAGGACTGGGAATCAATATTCCAATCCAAATCACTGAAGGGAACAAAAGGCCAGAGCCACCTATTCAAGCTGCTAAGTTTGCATCAGAGGGTGGAATCACATTGAGGCAGCACATTCCAATATTTAACCAttggaaggaatacaagaagagaGAGAATGAACCTATAATAAGAAACTACATTGGCAAAGTTACT GCTAATTTCACGGTGGACAGTGAGAGCAAGACAGTGGAAGATGCATGTCTAGACATGCTAAAGAGTGGACAACGCCAAATGAGGTATAGACTGAAACAGAAGTACTTCAATGGGATACCTGCTAATCAAGTGAGGACTACATCACCTATTCCAAGCATGTCTGACAACGACTGGAGAAAGTTGGTGGAGAAGTGGTCTACCCCAAATCACAAG GAAAGTTGTGTGAAGAACAAACTTAATCGTGAAAAAGTACAGTATCAACAATGCACAGGCTCTCAGTCCTACATTGCAAAGGCTTTTATATTG AAGCAAGAAAAATATAAGGACGCGGAACCTAGTGCAATAGATCTTTTCAAGGAGATGCATTGTAGCAAAAAGAAAGGTTTTAGTGAAAATGTTCAGAAAGCTATT GTTGACATGGAAGAAATGGTAGCAGCACCAGTTCAGGATGGACAACAACCAAAATCTCCTACAGAAGTTGTTTCTAATGTGCTACCAGGCTCCAGTGTGTTCCTACGCAATGTTGGTCTTAAGTCTGCATCCCAGAAAAGCTCCACAACGACTGTTTCTGCAAAGGTTCAACAACTTCAGGATGAACTCGAGACCGAGAAGCAAGAAAAAGATGGCCTTCGGGAAGAAGTGGAAACCTTGAAGGCTCAAGCACAAGCATCTCAGGAGACTGTTGATAGTATGAAGAGGTCGATGGAAGAA ATAACAACCTCCTTCGTCAACTATTAA